Sequence from the Rhizobium sp. TH2 genome:
ACCGAGCCGGTCCTGTTCTTCGACATAGGCGACGACGAGTTCATCCTTTGACGGAAAGTGCTTGTAGAAGGTCGCCTTGGCCACGGCGGCTTCCGCGATGATGCGATCGATGCCGACGGCATGGATGCCGGTTTCGTAGAAAAGCCTGGTTGCCGTGTCGAGCAGACGACGGCGCGCCGGACTTTCTTCAGGATGACGTGGAGAATCTTTTTCCTTCATTGCTTGACTCTGACAGACAGGTCTGTATATTGCAACATACAGACCTGTCTGTATGGAGGAATGCAAATGAGCGAAACATCCGAAGTCATCCACCGGTTCAACCAAGCGTTCCAAGACCATGATCCCACCGCATTCGTAGACCTGATCGCCCCGGATTGCGTCATGGAGTCGATCCAGCCGGCGCCGGACGGCACGCGCTACGAAGGCTACGACGCCAACCTGACATTCTGGCAGGCCCTGGCGGCTGACCGCGTTGCCCATTTCGAGGTGGAAGACACCTTCGTGATGGGCGACCGCGCGAATATCCGTTGGCGCTTTCATTTCGGCGATGGTGGCTCGGTCCGCGGCGTCAGCCTGATACGTGTCCGTGACGGCCGGATCGTCGAGGCCCTGGCCTATTCCAAATCGCCGGGCGAGTCGGCACCCCTGCCTGAGTGACGGTTTCCTTGCCTCGTGGCATCGGCGCCAGCAGTGTTCGAACTTTCAAGGAGGAACTCTCATGATCATCATCGCAGGCTACACACGTACTGAATCTGACAAGCGCGACGCAGCCGTGGCAGCGTTCGCCGCCATGGTCCAAAAGGCGAGGGAACAGGATGGCTGTCTCGACTTCTCGATCAGCGCGGACGCGGTTGATCCCGAAAGGGCCAATATTTTCGAATGCTGGCGCGACCAGCAGGCCCTCAACGCCTGGCGCAAGATCGCCCGAGGGCCGCGCGTCGAACCCAGGGAGGCGCATGTTCAACTTTATCGCACTGACAAGGCTGAGAAGCCGTTCTGAGGAGATGAGAAAATGACGACCGACAGCAAAGCTACACGCGAAATCCTGGAACGCTTTAACGGTGCCTTCCAGAAACATCGCCCCGAAGACCTCGACGACCTGATCGGCGAGGGCTGCGTCCTTGAAAACACGGCACCGGCGCCAGACGGCGCGCGCTACGAAGGGCGCCAGGCATGTCTCGATTTCTGGAAGGGGATCGCATCTTCCGCCAACCTCGTCTTCAAGGATGAGGAGATTTCGGCGCTGGGCGATCGCGGCATCATCCGATGGGAACTACGCTGGGGTGAAAATGAAGCGGATCGCGTCCGAGGCGTCAACATCATGCGTGTTCGGGACGGCAAGATTGTCGAAGGTCTGGGATATGTGAAGGGATAGCCTTCAAAATTATTCACCCATATGGTTGACTATCGACTCGGAATACAATATTCAACCATTAGGGTGAATAAATGGAAGACGAAAAACTGTCACGCATCCTGAAGGCCGTAGGAGATACGACCAGACGGCACATACTCACGCTCCTCGTGCAAGAGGGGCCGCTGAGAGTGACTGCGCTCGCCGCCCATTTCGACATGTCCCTCAACTCCGTTTCAAAGCACATCAAGGTGCTGGAGGAGGCGGGAGTGGTCACCCGCCGGACTTTGGGCCGCGAGCATTTCATCGCGGCGGAACTCGATCCGCTGAGGGTGACCGAAGGCTGGTTCGCGCAACTGAAGTCCATATGGGAACTGCGCCTCGCGGCGCTCGAAAACATACTCGCAACCAAGGACCAAGACGATGAGTGAACTCGAATTGACCATCAGCCGCACCATTCCCGCCTCGCGCGAAAAGGTGTTCAACGCCTGGCTCTCGCCGAAGGTCATGGCGCAATTCATGAACACGCCGATGGGCGGCAACGCGCCTGCCAAGGTGAGCAACGATCCCGTCAGGGGAGGCCGCTTCTCGATCGTTATGATGAACGAGGACAAGGAGATACCGCACGCCGGTACCTATCTTGCGATCGACCCGCATTCACATCTCTCCTTCACCTGGGAGTCGCCTTATTCGCTCGACGATAGCGTGGTGACGATCGACCTCGCTGAGGTCGACGCCGGTATGACGGAGATCACGCTCAGGCAAGTGAAATTCAGCAGCGAGCAGTCACGCGACGGCCACAGGGAAGGTTGGACGGCGATCGTCGGCCATCTCGCCAACATACTGAGCTGAGAGCAGTTTCCGGGCAGGCCCTGCGGTTCGCCCGGCCGTCACAACTTGCCCAGCATATCCTCTTCCGGATAGCAGGTCGGGCTCATGCCGTTGGCTTCCTGCCAGCGGCCGATCGAGCGGCGGG
This genomic interval carries:
- a CDS encoding nuclear transport factor 2 family protein; this encodes MQMSETSEVIHRFNQAFQDHDPTAFVDLIAPDCVMESIQPAPDGTRYEGYDANLTFWQALAADRVAHFEVEDTFVMGDRANIRWRFHFGDGGSVRGVSLIRVRDGRIVEALAYSKSPGESAPLPE
- a CDS encoding putative quinol monooxygenase, with protein sequence MIIIAGYTRTESDKRDAAVAAFAAMVQKAREQDGCLDFSISADAVDPERANIFECWRDQQALNAWRKIARGPRVEPREAHVQLYRTDKAEKPF
- a CDS encoding nuclear transport factor 2 family protein gives rise to the protein MTTDSKATREILERFNGAFQKHRPEDLDDLIGEGCVLENTAPAPDGARYEGRQACLDFWKGIASSANLVFKDEEISALGDRGIIRWELRWGENEADRVRGVNIMRVRDGKIVEGLGYVKG
- a CDS encoding helix-turn-helix transcriptional regulator → MEDEKLSRILKAVGDTTRRHILTLLVQEGPLRVTALAAHFDMSLNSVSKHIKVLEEAGVVTRRTLGREHFIAAELDPLRVTEGWFAQLKSIWELRLAALENILATKDQDDE
- a CDS encoding SRPBCC domain-containing protein, whose translation is MSELELTISRTIPASREKVFNAWLSPKVMAQFMNTPMGGNAPAKVSNDPVRGGRFSIVMMNEDKEIPHAGTYLAIDPHSHLSFTWESPYSLDDSVVTIDLAEVDAGMTEITLRQVKFSSEQSRDGHREGWTAIVGHLANILS